The Endozoicomonas sp. 4G DNA segment ACCCACAGACCAGTGCCAACGGCCACAGGCAATCACCGGCCAGACTCCGTTAACACTGTTACAAACAAATACTTCATTGGCTCCGGCAAGGTCTTGCCAGTGATAATCACCCGTTTCTACCTGAAAGCCCCACTGATGGGCCTGCTCCAGAATCAGCTCCCGGCAAACCCCTTTAACCCCTGATTTACCGAGACAGGGTGTCCGCAAGGTTTTGCCGGATACCAGGAATAGATTACTCATAGTGCCTTCCACCAGCCTGTCGTCCATCCCCAGTAATAAACCCTCCAGGCAATCGGTTCCCTGCCATTCGGAACGAGCCATAACATTCTCAAGACGGTTGAGGTGCTTTAATCCGGCAAGGGCATTATCACCCAGTCTGATGTTACATTCATGCAACCTGATACCCTTGATAGCAGGGTCGCCAGGGTAGACCGGCAACGGGTGAAAAGAAAGAATCTGGCTGGGACGGTCACAACCCTCAGGGTTGTATCCACGGCCACCTGAGCCACGGGTCACAATCGCTTTGAGCACCCCTTCCTTCAGCTTCTGCTTGTGCAAAAAGTCACTGACTTCGTTTTTGAAGCTGTCCAGATCAAAGGGAATATCCAGCATCGAAATACCAGAACAGAGTCGTTTGCAATGAAGCTCAAAAAGAGTGGGGACACCGGCCTGGACACGGATGGTTTCAAAAACACCATCCCCATAAGCCAGACCCCGGTCACTGAGGCGTATTTCAGCAGCTGGCTCCCCGTTAACCCAGCTGACAGGATGATGTCTATCCAAAATTCTAATCCAGTTTCGAAAAAGCCAGGGTCACATTAGTGCCCCCAAAGCCGAATGAGTTAGTGAGTACATGCTGCATCTCAATCGGTCTGGCTTTTACGGGTACATAATCCAGATCACAGCCTTCATCGGGATTTTCCAAATTAATGGTCGGTGGCGCCATATTATCCTGAAGCGATTTCACGGCAAACACGGCTTCCAGCGAACCAGCCGCCCCTAACAAATGACCCGTCATGGATTTGGTAGAACTGATGGCAACCTGTTTGGCAGACTGACCAAACACCCTGTGCACTGCTTTTGTTTCAGCAATGTCACCGGCAGGTGTAGAGGTGCCATGGGCATTGATATAGGCCACCTGTTCTGCCTTAAGGCCAGCATCGTCCAATGCTGACTGCATGGCCCTGGCCGCACCACGACCGTCTTCAGGAGGCGAGGTCATGTGATAAGCATCACCACTCATGCCTGCGCCACTGAGCTCTGCATAAATAGTAGCCCCGCGTCGTACAGCGTGTTGATACTCTTCTAACACCATAACACCCGCACCGTCGCCCAGCACGAAACCATCCCGATCTTTATCCCAGGGGCGACTGGCCGCTTCAGGCTGATCATTTCGGGTAGACAGGGCTCTGGCGGCGGCAAAACCGGTCATGCCCAGTGCTGAAGAGGCTTTTTCGGCACCACCTGCGACCATAACATCGGCATCACCGTAGGCAATGGTTCTGGCGGCCAGGGCCAAGGCATGACTGCCTGTTGCACAGGCCGTGGAAGTGGCAAAATTTGGTCCCTGCAGGTTGTAGTGCATGGACAACCAGCCTGCCGCCATATTGATGATGGCCGCCGGTATGAAGAAGGGTGATATACGACGAGGGCCAGACTTCTGAAGCGTATCATAACTCTGTTCAATCGATGTGAGACCACCGATACCGGAGCCGATAACGACGCCATAGCGACCTACGTTATCGCTTTGGAGCAAATCACTGCCATCCAGCCCTGCATCTTTCATCGCTTCAATGGAGGCTGCCAGTGCGTACTGGATAAAAACATCCATTTTCCGGGCGTCTTTCGGGTTAAAGTAATCACCTGTCTCAAAACCTTTCACGGTTCCGCAGATATTGACACTGAATTTCTCAGTATCCAGATGATCGATGGTATGAATACCGCTGCAACCTGCCAGTACCGATTGCCAGCTCTGCTCAACTCCCAGTCCTACCGGAGATAACGCACCCAGTCCTGTTACTACTACCCTTCTATGCGACACAACCATTCACTCCTGCATCAGATCTTCTGACTTTCTTTTTTATACCCGAGGCCGGAACGAGCCTTCTACTCAAAAAATCACGCGCACTGATCTTGCAAAAACACAAAAGCCGCACACATTTTACTGCGTACGGCTTTTTCAGGATACAGCTATTTGCATGCAACCCGGACAGTATCAGGAATGAGCAACAACGTAGTCAATTGCTTCCTGAACGGTGGTGATCTTTTCCGCTTCTTCGTCTGGAATCTCAGTTTCAAACTCTTCTTCCAGAGCCATCACCAGCTCAACGGTGTCCAGAGAGTCCGCGCCGAGGTCTTCTACGAATGACGCACTGTTGGTGACTTCCTCTGCTTTTACGCCAAGCTGTTCGCAAACGATCTTTTTGACGCGCTCTTCAATGGTACTCATACCTGGTTGTGCTCCTATCGATATTCGGATGCAGAGTGGCGATTTAGGAAACTGCCGTAACTGCGGTCAATTACTATATATAAACGCTTACGGTAATTTCAAGGACGGGCTCGTTATATTACCGAAAATTTCATCTTTCTTAGAAGGTTTTGACACGTATCAACTACAAATAACGCTATCAATAACGCTATCAATAACGCTATGAATAACGCTATGAATAACGCTATGCAGCTGCTAACCCATGTACATCCCGCCATTCACGTGAATGGTTTCTCCGGTAATGTAACCAGCGGCATCACTGGCCAGAAAAGCCACGACACCGGAAATTTCTTCGGGCTGTCCAAGACGGGCCATGGGCACCTGAGACTGCAAAAGGGCTCTGTGTTCTTCTGGCAATTCACGGGTCATATCGGTATCGATAAAACCTGGCGCTACGGTATTTACAGAGATCTGACGAGAGCCAATCTCCCTGGCCAGGGAGCGACTGAAGCCTTCTACACCGGCCTTGGCCGCCGCATAATTGGCTTGCCCCTGGTTGCCCATGGAGCCTACCACCGAGCTGATGTTAATGATGCGTCCCCAACGAGCCTTGGTCATACCTCTCAATACCGCTTTGCTCATTCTGTATATGGAACTCAGGTTGGTATTGACAACATCGTCCCACTCATCATCCTTCATTCTCATCAGGATGTTATCACGGGTAATGCCGGCATTATTAACCAGTATCTGAGGGGCTCCAAACTCGGCTGTTACGGCTTTTACCACTTCAGTACAGCTTTCAGCCTCAGAAACATTCAATACCATACCGCAGCCTTTTATCCCTTCAGCCTGCAGCATTTCAGTAATTCTTGCAGCACCCGGCTCGGAGGTGGCAGTACCCACCACCAGGGCTCCGTGCTTACCCAGATCAATGGCAATAGCCCTGCCAATTCCACGACTGGCACCCGTAACCAGAGCTACCTTGCCTTCAAGGTTCGACATAGTTCTATCCTGTTGTTCTAGCGCGAAACCGCTTTTAGCTGAATCATTTCGACGGACCGGTAAGATCTTCGAAAGAGGATGCAGATTCAAGAGTCAATACAGGTGATCTGCGGACAATCCGCTTGTTAAGACCCGCAAGCACCTTACCCGCACCACACTCAGCAAACCGGGTAACTCCGGCTTCATTCAGATGTTGAATCGTTTCTACCCAGCGAACGGGACTGTACAGCTGCCTGACCAGATTTTCACGAATTTTTTCCGGTTCTGAGCAAGGCTCAGCAGTGACGTTCTGAATCACAGCTATTGAAGGCTGACTTAACTCAATAAGGCTCAGCTCAACAGCCAGCTTCTCGGCTGCCGGCTTCATCAGGGCGCAATGTGAAGGCACACTCACTGGTAGAGGCATTGCCTTTCTGGCTCCTGCCTCTTTAGCCAGCTCAATCGCACGAGCCACGGCTGCTTTTTCACCGGCAATAACGACCTGACCCGGCGAGTTAAAGTTTACCGCTTCAACCACACTGTCCTGAGCCGCATCGTGACACACTGAAATCACCTGCTGATCCTCAAGACCCAGAATGGCAGCCATGGCACCGGTTCCCGCTGGCACAGCCTCCTGCATAAAGAGACCACGTTGACGCACAACCCGAACGGCATCAGCAAACTTCATTGCCCCTGAGCACACCAGTGCCGAGTACTCACCCAGACTGTGACCGGCCATGTAGGCAGGCTGCTCTCCGCCTTTCTCAAGCCACAGGCGCCATAACGCGACACTGGCAGTCAGCAGTGCTGGTTGAGTATTCTCCGTTTTATTGAGTTCTTCTGCCGGGCCCTCGCTGATCAACTTCAGCAAGTCAAACCCGAGCGCCTCAGCCGCTTCAGCGAATGTCTGAACTACAACAGGGTGATCGATATGTTCTGCAAGCATACCCACCGATTGGGATCCCTGCCCCGGAAAAACAAATGCAAGTGAATCCGTCATTGTCTTGGGTCTACTCCCGAGCTAGCTGATCGTTGAAAGAAGCTCACCTTTCTCACGGCTTTGGCTTCTTCCGGAAAAATCGAGCCAATTATAGAAAAATTCGAACCTAAGGTTGGTAAATTTATGTTTCCAACTCTTGATTAAAACCGCAACGAGCGCAACACTCGCTGTTATGGCTAAGGTTCAAGCTACCTCGTCAAACACTTAAGAAAGACATTTCTGGCACCGTTGATGTCACGATCAACGGTGAAGCCCTCACCCTTAATAACCTTGGAAGAACCTAATTTTTCGTCAATGGTCCCGTTCCATGATCGAGTCTTGGATGTATAGGCTTCGTTGCAATCAATCACATGCTTTCCATACTTTTTTGCGTACCACTTAAGCCGCTTTTTGAATTGGTAATGATTGAGGTCAAGCATCTGGCGGCAGGTGTTACGGCGAATGGTGCGAACCTTCTTATTTTTGCGCGTGACCATACCTCTTGTCTCAAAGGTTGGCAAAAATACAACGTCGTAGTTCGACACCAGCTCGAACGCCAGCCGGTTATGCAGATCAAGAACAATGTCATCCTTTTTGCATTTCAGCCGGTCAATTTCCCTGTTGAAATGAATAATCCGATCTCTTGCCCACTGGGGCATATCGGGGAACTCAACGCCCTTCTGAGTGTTCAGGATTTTTTGCTTTTGACTGACCAAGCTGTCCACTTGCTTCATCAGTGGGAACAGCTTTGTTTTTGCAACGTTATCACCCGCTATCAACGCCTCTTTTTCGCTGTAGCAAGTGGCAAAGGTGCGAACTCCGGGGTCAACTCCAACGCATCTAACCTTCCCTTGGATTTCGGGATTTAGCTCAATATGTTGTTGAACCTGAACGAACCAGCGACCCTTGTCGTAGGTTATGACACAAGATTTACCCATCGCTTCTGCTGGCACATCTTCTGTCAGGTGAATCTTGCCAAGAGCGTCTACGCAAGGATTTAATCCCTTTGGGAAACGGTCAATAGAGAATGAGTGCCTGCTACCTTTGCGGCTTTTGAAATGGATTTCTGCAAAGCCCTCTTTAGCTCCCTTGAGCTTCTTGTTGTGCTCGCAGACCGCTTTGAATGTATCCGCTGCCTCCAGTGTTCCATTATCAGAAACAATCGAGTTATAAGCCCTGCCAATTTCTTTGTGCTCTTGCTTCACTTGAGCTTTAATGGCAGGTCGCATGTTGATGAATTTTCCGCTGGCATCTTTATAGTCATCGTTACGGAAACGCTCAACAGCAAGGTTGTACGACCTCCGATAGAGCATCAGGGCATCGTGATAGGCTTGCTCATTCTCCGGGTAAAACCTGATCTTTTTCGACGCTACTATTTTTGCGTCCTTTGCGTCTTCTAGCAGATCGCTTCCTGCAGTGGCTATTGCAGAATGAGGTAATGAAACCGATAAGCTCTTGGGTGTCAATTGACTCACTGGCGTTATCCGGGTCATCCAAAACTTCGATGTGTCCTCCCGATAATTCAACAAGCCATTTGATGAGTTCAAACCCTGATCGGGCAAGGCGATCTTTTGTGGCAACCACAATATGGGTTGGATTTCCGCACACCGCTGATTCCAGAATGGTTTGCAGTCCTTTTCGCTTAAAGTTGAAAGCACTGGCAATGTCGCTGATAAATTCTGCATCAGGGTGCTCTTTGAGTAAGATACACTTTTGTGTGTCAATGCTGGATTATTGCTTTCCAGAACTGACTCTTGCGTAGCATATCTTCCTTTGCTGGTTAATGAATATTCGGAAGTGGCCACTACTGGTTTACTTCACTTTTTCGTAGTGACCGCTTTCGATCTTGCGCCTTATGGTTTGACTGGTTAGGCCTTCAATCTTGGTGAGCTTTGTAGCTGAAACTCACAAGATAAATTCGTCTTTTGACAATTTATCCTGTGTCTAGCGTAATTGATTTTACGATTGTTGCAATTTTATTTGACTGAAACAGCCATGAGTGCAATGGTTTTAATCTGAAGACTACCCCTGCAAAAAACTCAGCAACCTGACAGAAACGTAAGCAAGGCTTGCGCATTGCAAACCTGTGAACTAACTTGTTTTTGCCTGCTAGGAGCCTGACCGAGAATAGCGCCCGTAGCGAGGGCGGCAGAAAATTGAGGATGAAAATTCGGTTTTGTGAGGAGAATAGCTAGCTATTTGACGAACAAAAGCGGATTTTTAGACCAATTTGCTGTCGCCGCACGACTGCATGGATGCAGGAGCTAGAGCAACGCAGGAGCAGTTGCCGCGTAGGGCAGCTATTCTCGGTCAGGCTCCTAGTGTCTCGTCGTGAGGCTCGGGGATTGCGCTCCCTCGGGCAGGCATCTAACTACGATCTGTTTTTCTGCGTATCGTACAGATCATCGGGGGAGTACCGCGATGAATTACCTGAAGGACTTTGTCGGAGAGTTTATAGGCACGTTTATTCTAGTGTTATTCGGCTGCGGATCGGTGGCGGTGACGGTATTATTTTCTGCCCATGCCGGACTCTTTCAGGTGGCCATGGTCTGGGGGCTGGCAGTAACACTGGCGATTTACGCCACCCGACACCTTTCCTGTGCTCACCTCAATCCGGCGGTAAGCATTGCCATGGTAGTCAGCCGTCGGATGCCTGTGACCTTGCTTCCCTGCTATCTGATTGCCCAGTTCGCCGGTGCATTTGTGGCGGCGGCCCTGCTTTACCTGCTTTTCTCCAGCTCAATCATGCAGTTCGAGTTAACACATGACATTGTCCGTGGTACCGAGTCGTCCATAGCCAGCGCCATGATATTTGGTGAGTATTACCCCAATCCGATGGCCGGACAGGTCGCTTCTGTTTCCACTGCCAATGCTTTCTTTGCCGAGTGTACCGGTACATTTGTCCTGGTATTTATGATTCTCGTTCTTACCGAAGCCTGCAATACCGGGCGACCCGATCAGGCTCTGGCACCGCTGTTTATCGGGTTGACCGTTGCCGTTATCATCTCCATTATTGCGCCACTGACTCAGGCAGGACTCAACCCGGCCAGAGATTTATCGCCCCGGCTATTGGCTTCAATGTCCGGCTGGGCGGGCGCAGCGTTTCCGGATGATCACTATGGCTTTTTGACGGTGTATGTTTTAGGTCCAATTACCGGGGGCATCATGGCCGCTTTATGTTTTATGGGTGTTGCTGAACCGCTGATGAAGCATACGACAGCTGAAGAACATAACAAAAGCGACACAACACCCCCTCATGGCAAATGACAAGTCTGTGTTGCGCGTACGTTATCAAAGGTGATGACAATGAATAGCCACTCCGTTAATCATCAAATCCTGAAAGAGTACTATGGTCGAGTTCTCAGCAGCACAAAGGATCTTAAAACCAATGCCTGCTGTTCTGATCCCGGCGCAATGCCTGTTCACGTCCGGGACATCCTGAAACAGATCGACCCAGCCATTACTGACCGGTTTTACGGCTGCGGCTCACCCATCCCATCCGCTCTTGAAGGATGCCGGGTACTGGATCTTGGTTGCGGCACCGGCAGGGACAGTT contains these protein-coding regions:
- the fabF gene encoding beta-ketoacyl-ACP synthase II; the protein is MSHRRVVVTGLGALSPVGLGVEQSWQSVLAGCSGIHTIDHLDTEKFSVNICGTVKGFETGDYFNPKDARKMDVFIQYALAASIEAMKDAGLDGSDLLQSDNVGRYGVVIGSGIGGLTSIEQSYDTLQKSGPRRISPFFIPAAIINMAAGWLSMHYNLQGPNFATSTACATGSHALALAARTIAYGDADVMVAGGAEKASSALGMTGFAAARALSTRNDQPEAASRPWDKDRDGFVLGDGAGVMVLEEYQHAVRRGATIYAELSGAGMSGDAYHMTSPPEDGRGAARAMQSALDDAGLKAEQVAYINAHGTSTPAGDIAETKAVHRVFGQSAKQVAISSTKSMTGHLLGAAGSLEAVFAVKSLQDNMAPPTINLENPDEGCDLDYVPVKARPIEMQHVLTNSFGFGGTNVTLAFSKLD
- the acpP gene encoding acyl carrier protein produces the protein MSTIEERVKKIVCEQLGVKAEEVTNSASFVEDLGADSLDTVELVMALEEEFETEIPDEEAEKITTVQEAIDYVVAHS
- the fabD gene encoding ACP S-malonyltransferase translates to MTDSLAFVFPGQGSQSVGMLAEHIDHPVVVQTFAEAAEALGFDLLKLISEGPAEELNKTENTQPALLTASVALWRLWLEKGGEQPAYMAGHSLGEYSALVCSGAMKFADAVRVVRQRGLFMQEAVPAGTGAMAAILGLEDQQVISVCHDAAQDSVVEAVNFNSPGQVVIAGEKAAVARAIELAKEAGARKAMPLPVSVPSHCALMKPAAEKLAVELSLIELSQPSIAVIQNVTAEPCSEPEKIRENLVRQLYSPVRWVETIQHLNEAGVTRFAECGAGKVLAGLNKRIVRRSPVLTLESASSFEDLTGPSK
- the fabG gene encoding 3-oxoacyl-ACP reductase FabG produces the protein MSNLEGKVALVTGASRGIGRAIAIDLGKHGALVVGTATSEPGAARITEMLQAEGIKGCGMVLNVSEAESCTEVVKAVTAEFGAPQILVNNAGITRDNILMRMKDDEWDDVVNTNLSSIYRMSKAVLRGMTKARWGRIINISSVVGSMGNQGQANYAAAKAGVEGFSRSLAREIGSRQISVNTVAPGFIDTDMTRELPEEHRALLQSQVPMARLGQPEEISGVVAFLASDAAGYITGETIHVNGGMYMG
- a CDS encoding MIP/aquaporin family protein — encoded protein: MNYLKDFVGEFIGTFILVLFGCGSVAVTVLFSAHAGLFQVAMVWGLAVTLAIYATRHLSCAHLNPAVSIAMVVSRRMPVTLLPCYLIAQFAGAFVAAALLYLLFSSSIMQFELTHDIVRGTESSIASAMIFGEYYPNPMAGQVASVSTANAFFAECTGTFVLVFMILVLTEACNTGRPDQALAPLFIGLTVAVIISIIAPLTQAGLNPARDLSPRLLASMSGWAGAAFPDDHYGFLTVYVLGPITGGIMAALCFMGVAEPLMKHTTAEEHNKSDTTPPHGK
- the pabC gene encoding aminodeoxychorismate lyase is translated as MDRHHPVSWVNGEPAAEIRLSDRGLAYGDGVFETIRVQAGVPTLFELHCKRLCSGISMLDIPFDLDSFKNEVSDFLHKQKLKEGVLKAIVTRGSGGRGYNPEGCDRPSQILSFHPLPVYPGDPAIKGIRLHECNIRLGDNALAGLKHLNRLENVMARSEWQGTDCLEGLLLGMDDRLVEGTMSNLFLVSGKTLRTPCLGKSGVKGVCRELILEQAHQWGFQVETGDYHWQDLAGANEVFVCNSVNGVWPVIACGRWHWSVGSVTGIVRDRVQEVLNA
- a CDS encoding RNA-guided endonuclease TnpB family protein — translated: MSQLTPKSLSVSLPHSAIATAGSDLLEDAKDAKIVASKKIRFYPENEQAYHDALMLYRRSYNLAVERFRNDDYKDASGKFINMRPAIKAQVKQEHKEIGRAYNSIVSDNGTLEAADTFKAVCEHNKKLKGAKEGFAEIHFKSRKGSRHSFSIDRFPKGLNPCVDALGKIHLTEDVPAEAMGKSCVITYDKGRWFVQVQQHIELNPEIQGKVRCVGVDPGVRTFATCYSEKEALIAGDNVAKTKLFPLMKQVDSLVSQKQKILNTQKGVEFPDMPQWARDRIIHFNREIDRLKCKKDDIVLDLHNRLAFELVSNYDVVFLPTFETRGMVTRKNKKVRTIRRNTCRQMLDLNHYQFKKRLKWYAKKYGKHVIDCNEAYTSKTRSWNGTIDEKLGSSKVIKGEGFTVDRDINGARNVFLKCLTR